From Coffea arabica cultivar ET-39 chromosome 10e, Coffea Arabica ET-39 HiFi, whole genome shotgun sequence, one genomic window encodes:
- the LOC113710892 gene encoding putative UDP-glucuronate:xylan alpha-glucuronosyltransferase 3: protein MRGILGSSANPIEPRLRVSTPSEEANKKKLLRSKSSRDGEKVLYSPRQERLLNCKFTTLKLVLGIIILGAFLMTLHSPTIYEAERASTSGSGPNLVNRWTRDITAADGRYVSLLAINWDEVSKVVNRLTDRNDYRGIGLLNFHESEIGQWKLFFPDAEHVLLNLESVTSDVTWDTLYPEWIDEEEEYEVPTCPTLPTIQFSGKPRIDFIAVKLPCNKSGEWSRDVARLHLQLAAAGLAATAKGSHAVHILLVTDCFPTPNLFSCKELVAREGNTWLYEPNLHTLRDKLHLPVGSCELTVPLKAKESWHIGNAHREAYATILHSAHVYVCGAIAAAQSIRMAGSTRDLVILVDETISEYHRGGLEAAGWKIRTIQRIRNPKAERDAYNEWNYSKFRLWQLTDYDKIIFIDADLLILRNIDFLFEMPEISATGNNGTLFNSGVMVVEPSNCTFQLLMDHINEIESYNGGDQGYLNEIFTWWHRIPKHMNFLKHFWMGDEEEIKEMKTRLFGADPPVLYVLHYLGLKPWLCFRDYDCNWNVDILQEFASDVAHRTWWKVHDAMPENLHRYCLLRSKQKAALEWDRRQAEKGNYSDGHWKIKIQDPRLNTCFEDFCFWESMLWHWGDKNWTDNATATSTPKTIPTASLPS, encoded by the exons ATGAGAGGAATTCTTGGTTCCTCAGCAAATCCAATTGAGCCTAGACTCAGAGTTTCTACACCTAG TGAAGAAGCCaacaaaaaaaagttattaagAAGTAAAAGTTCCAGAGATGGGGAAAAGGTGCTCTATAGTCCCAGGCAGGAGAGACTTTTGAACTGTAAATTCACTACTTTAAAGCTTGTCTTGGGCATTATTATACTGGGAGCATTTTTGATGACCTTACACTCCCCAACAATTTATGAAGCAGAAAGGGCATCAACCTCTGGCTCTGG TCCAAATTTGGTAAATAGATGGACAAGAGATATTACTGCTGCAGATGGACGCTATGTATCTCTTTTAGCTATTAACTGGGATGAAGTGTCCAAAGTTGTTAATAGACTGACTGATAGAAATGACTACCGGGGAATAGGATTGCTAAACTTCCATGAAAGTGAAATCGGTCAATGGAAGCTGTTCTTTCCAGATGCTGAGCATGTTCTTCTTAACCTCGAGAGTGTCACCAGTGATGTTACATGGGATACATTATATCCTGAATGgatagatgaagaagaagaatacgAGGTTCCCACATGTCCTACTCTGCCAACGATTCAGTTTTCTGGTAAACCACGTATTGATTTCATAGCAGTGAAGCTTCCCTGCAACAAATCTGGGGAGTGGTCAAGGGATGTGGCTCGTCTGCATTTGCAGCTTGCTGCTGCTGGACTTGCTGCAACTGCAAAAGGATCTCATGCAGTTCATATCCTTCTGGTCACTGATTGTTTCCCAACACCTAATCTCTTTAGTTGCAAAGAGCTGGTTGCACGTGAGGGTAATACGTGGCTTTATGAACCAAATTTACATACACTAAGAGATAAGCTTCACCTTCCAGTGGGATCTTGTGAGCTTACAGTTCCTCTCAAGGCTAAAG AGAGCTGGCATATTGGAAATGCGCACCGAGAAGCATATGCAACAATCCTGCACTCCGCACATGTTTACGTCTGTGGGGCTATTGCTGCAGCTCAGAGCATCCGCATGGCAGGTTCGACGCGAGATCTTGTCATTCTTGTTGATGAGACCATAAGTGAGTATCACAGAGGAGGTCTGGAAGCAGCAGGCTGGAAAATCAGGACCATTCAAAGAATCAGAAACCCAAAAGCTGAACGAGATGCTTATAATGAATGGAACTACAGCAAATTCCGCCTCTGGCAGTTGACAGATTATGACAAAATCATCTTTATTGATGCGGATCTACTGATACTTAGAAACATTGATTTTCTGTTTGAGATGCCAGAGATATCTGCAACGGGGAATAATGGTACACTTTTTAATTCAGGCGTGATGGTGGTGGAGCCATCAAATTGCACATTCCAGCTGCTAATGGATCACATCAATGAGATTGAGTCATATAACGGTGGAGACCAGGGTTACTTGAACGAAATCTTCACGTGGTGGCACAGAATCCCAAAACACATGAACTTCTTGAAACATTTCTGGATGGGAGATGAGGAGGAGATCAAAGAAATGAAGACACGTCTATTTGGAGCTGATCCTCCGGTGCTCTATGTTCTTCACTACCTGGGGCTGAAACCATGGTTATGCTTCCGTGACTATGATTGTAACTGGAATGTGGACATTTTACAGGAATTTGCGAGTGATGTTGCGCATAGGACATGGTGGAAGGTCCATGATGCAATGCCAGAGAACTTGCATCGCTATTGCTTACTGAGGTCCAAGCAGAAGGCAGCACTAGAGTGGGATCGCAGGCAAGCTGAGAAAGGCAATTATTCAGATGGCCATTGGAAGATTAAGATTCAAGACCCTCGTTTAAATACTTGCTTCGAAGACTTCTGTTTCTGGGAGAGTATGCTATGGCATTGGGGTGATAAGAATTGGACCGATAATGCAACGGCTACGTCAACACCAAAAACGATCCCAACAGCTTCTCTTCCTTCCTAG
- the LOC113711562 gene encoding uncharacterized protein, with the protein MSDPSNGQGTSSSSDEDDLLFAAGAALLFGSHAEPYGGPIQKLPCRTSALSGRDWVEEVMSGHHTRIMDATRLNVDSFMQLCSLLAECGFVPQHHQKRVIIEEALAMTLVMMSHNMRMHIIADRFNHSTETVHRNIHEVIRGLCTFAQFIITPRNQDAIHPKILSDTRFYPWFEDCVRAIDGTHIPACVPRRQQVAYTNKHGVQSQNVLAVCNHDMRFIYVYAGWEGSAHDARVLDGALTGPNHFPVPPTGKYYLVDSAYRNLPDFLPPYRGRQADVSGRKRGRFATAKELFNYRHSALRNVIERSFGVLKRRFAILRGAVPNYMMTTQINVVIACCAVHNFIRDQQPNDMYFANPDEGDPTSHGAIPPYPEIQSLHSPPEVVEQWTAMRDTMATHMFNTYRNT; encoded by the exons ATGAGCGATCCCAGTAATGGCCAGGGCACGAGCTCGTCTTCGGACGAAGATGATCTTCTATTTGCTGCTGGTGCTGCGCTATTATTTGGATCACATGCAGAACCATACGGAGGCCCAATCCAAAAGTTGCCTTGCAGGACGTCTGCATTATCAGGACGTGACTGGGTTGAAGAAGTGATGTCAGGCCACCATACACGAATTATGGATGCAACAAGGTTAAATGTTGATTCTTTCATGCAGTTGTGCTCGCTCTTGGCTGAATGTGGATTTGTTCCCCAACATCATCAGAAACGAGTTATAATAGAGGAGGCACTTGCGATGACATTGGTCATGATGAGCCACAATATGAGAATGCATATAATTGCTGACCGATTTAACCATTCCACGGAGACGGTGCATCGTAATATTCATGAAGTCATCCGGGGCCTATGCACATTCGCGCAATTCATCATTACTCCCAGAAACCAAGATGCAATTCATCCGAAAATTCTTAGCGACACGAGATTTTATCCTTGGTTTGAA GACTGCGTTAGGGCTATTGATGGGACTCATATACCTGCTTGTGTCCCAAGACGACAACAAGTGGCATACACAAATAAGCATGGTGTACAATCGCAAAATGTTCTAGCTGTATGCAACCATGATATGCgatttatatatgtgtatgcCGGATGGGAGGGAAGTGCACATGATGCCCGAGTCTTGGATGGGGCTTTGACCGGCCCAAATCACTTTCCTGTGCCACCTACAG GAAAATATTATTTAGTTGACTCCGCGTATCGAAACTTGCCCGATTTCTTACCACCATATAGGGGACGCCAAGCGGATGTTAGTGGTCGCAAGAGGGGGAGATTTGCAACTGCGAAAGAACTTTTTAATTACCGACACTCTGCACTACGGAATGTCATAGAGCGAAGTTTCGGTGTCCTTAAAAGGAGATTTGCCATTTTACGGGGAGCTGTTCCAAACTACATGATGACAACACAGATAAATGTAGTTATTGCCTGTTGTGCCGTGCATAACTTCATTAGGGATCAACAACCGAATGATATGTACTTTGCTAACCCAGACGAGGGAGATCCAACAAGTCATGGTGCAATTCCTCCATATCCCGAGATACAGTCATTGCATTCTCCTCCTGAAGTTGTTGAACAATGGACTGCCATGAGAGATACAATGGCGACACATATGTTCAATACCTATAGAAATACGTGA